A single Filimonas effusa DNA region contains:
- a CDS encoding NAD(P)/FAD-dependent oxidoreductase, with amino-acid sequence MKMVIIGGGFAGLKLARSLNNRQDVEVLLIDRFNYHQFQPLFYQVATGGLDASNISFPLRKVFQESKNVRFRLAEVQKIDTGSQQVITDIGSFNYDVLVLAMGAGTNFFGNAALEANAYPMKSTTEALQLRHHLIQNLEDALALSNSTDLHRKLNIVVVGGGPTGVEVSGALAEMRNNILPKDYPELDFSNMDIYLLEGSPNTLGNMSEKSRSQSKKYLEKLMVKVRTNTVVQNYDGSDVTLNDGTTIPASTVIWAAGIKGNVPEGIDPTLIVRGNRIKVDRFNKVLNTNNVYAIGDISYMETPLFPHGHPQVANVAVNQGKNLAKNLLAQLKGSTAPWTQFEYKDKGSLATVGRNLAVVDIPKPKIHFGGFFAWVFWMVLHLLLIVGVKNRLQIFVNWIYKYFTYDQSLRLLFKEFDRHPIPKKAAPQS; translated from the coding sequence ATGAAAATGGTTATCATTGGCGGCGGGTTTGCCGGTTTAAAGCTGGCCCGCTCGCTAAACAACAGGCAAGATGTAGAAGTGCTCTTGATCGATAGGTTTAATTATCATCAGTTTCAGCCGTTATTTTACCAGGTGGCCACCGGCGGCCTCGATGCAAGTAATATTTCCTTCCCCCTGCGCAAGGTTTTCCAGGAAAGCAAAAATGTAAGGTTCCGGCTGGCCGAGGTACAAAAAATTGATACTGGCAGCCAGCAGGTGATCACCGATATCGGCAGCTTTAACTACGACGTCCTGGTGCTGGCAATGGGAGCGGGCACCAACTTCTTTGGAAACGCTGCCCTCGAAGCCAACGCCTACCCCATGAAGTCAACAACCGAAGCATTACAGCTGCGGCACCACCTCATCCAAAACCTCGAAGATGCACTGGCGCTGTCCAATTCAACCGATCTGCACCGTAAACTCAATATCGTGGTAGTGGGCGGCGGACCTACAGGCGTGGAAGTAAGCGGCGCACTCGCCGAAATGCGTAACAATATTCTGCCTAAAGATTATCCCGAACTCGATTTTAGCAACATGGATATCTACCTGCTGGAAGGCTCTCCAAACACGCTTGGTAATATGAGCGAAAAAAGCCGTTCGCAAAGCAAAAAATACCTCGAAAAGCTGATGGTAAAAGTGCGCACCAATACCGTAGTGCAAAATTACGACGGCAGCGATGTTACGCTTAACGACGGTACTACCATACCCGCTTCAACGGTGATATGGGCCGCAGGCATTAAAGGAAACGTGCCCGAAGGCATCGATCCAACCCTCATCGTAAGAGGAAACAGGATTAAGGTCGACCGCTTCAATAAGGTCCTTAACACGAATAACGTGTATGCCATAGGCGACATCTCCTACATGGAAACTCCTTTGTTCCCGCATGGTCATCCGCAGGTGGCCAACGTGGCCGTAAACCAGGGCAAAAACCTCGCGAAAAACCTGCTCGCACAACTGAAAGGAAGCACCGCGCCATGGACCCAATTTGAATACAAAGACAAAGGCAGTCTGGCTACAGTAGGACGTAACCTTGCTGTGGTAGATATTCCCAAACCTAAAATTCATTTCGGCGGTTTCTTTGCCTGGGTATTCTGGATGGTGCTCCACCTGCTGCTGATAGTAGGCGTGAAAAACAGGCTGCAGATCTTTGTGAACTGGATCTATAAATACTTTACCTACGATCAAAGCCTGCGCTTACTTTTCAAAGAGTTCGATCGGCACCCCATTCCTAAAAAAGCGGCTCCCCAATCTTAG